The following proteins are co-located in the Halocatena salina genome:
- a CDS encoding Gfo/Idh/MocA family protein, translating into MNQYTVAIIGTGPDPTNPTVEGFAMGYRHAEAYRDHDQCRILACADIVREHGEAFAQEFDLDSERVYEDYQTMLSEVEPDIVSVTVPPAVHEEIVVDCARSDAVAAVHCEKPMAHTWSSAQRMVQACWRADTQLTFNRQRRFGRPFTEADRLLKNGEIGALQRVEIGWGDFFDTGAHTVDLAGMFVGDRSPEWVIAQLDYREEDIRFGAHQENQMWAQWQYTNGVYGTLSTGEGSSLVGAAFLLRGTDGTMRIDVDNGPMLELEQDGSRTTVDVGGETIHGTPVDGDRFGSRLHTRTIEAVVDALRNDEESQLCGRVGLNTAEILFAGYESVRRRKRVDLPLEIDDNPIEQMVESGALSPSPSE; encoded by the coding sequence ATGAATCAGTATACAGTTGCGATCATTGGAACCGGTCCGGATCCAACGAACCCGACGGTCGAAGGGTTCGCTATGGGATATCGGCACGCGGAAGCGTATCGTGATCATGATCAGTGTCGCATCCTCGCGTGTGCGGATATCGTCCGCGAACACGGCGAGGCATTCGCTCAGGAGTTCGATCTCGATTCCGAGAGAGTGTATGAGGACTACCAGACGATGCTCTCGGAAGTCGAGCCGGACATCGTCAGCGTGACCGTTCCCCCCGCTGTTCACGAAGAGATCGTGGTCGACTGTGCCCGCAGCGATGCAGTGGCTGCGGTTCATTGTGAGAAGCCGATGGCCCACACGTGGTCCAGCGCCCAGCGGATGGTCCAAGCGTGTTGGAGAGCCGATACCCAGCTCACCTTTAACAGACAACGCCGGTTTGGTCGCCCGTTCACGGAAGCCGACCGGCTCCTGAAAAACGGCGAGATCGGTGCGCTTCAACGCGTAGAGATCGGCTGGGGTGACTTCTTTGATACCGGCGCTCACACGGTCGATCTCGCGGGAATGTTCGTCGGTGACCGGTCGCCGGAGTGGGTTATCGCACAGTTGGACTACCGAGAAGAAGACATCAGATTCGGTGCCCACCAGGAGAACCAGATGTGGGCGCAGTGGCAGTATACGAACGGTGTCTACGGAACGCTGTCGACCGGTGAAGGCTCCTCACTCGTCGGTGCAGCGTTCCTCCTGCGTGGTACCGATGGTACGATGCGCATCGATGTCGACAACGGGCCGATGCTCGAACTCGAACAGGACGGATCCCGAACTACCGTCGATGTCGGTGGCGAGACGATCCACGGTACCCCTGTCGATGGCGATCGCTTTGGCTCCCGGCTACACACCCGCACGATCGAAGCGGTCGTCGATGCCCTCCGGAACGACGAAGAATCCCAACTCTGTGGACGGGTCGGTCTCAACACGGCTGAGATCCTCTTTGCAGGATACGAATCGGTTCGCCGCAGAAAACGGGTCGATCTCCCGCTTGAGATCGACGATAATCCCATCGAACAGATGGTCGAATCCGGTGCGCTCTCACCCTCTCCGAGTGAGTGA
- a CDS encoding cellulase family glycosylhydrolase: MSGNTNRTERGESTELRSATGDWSASRRDFLRATVAAGGLAAFGPLAVTEASAGVPTPWLHRDGNLIKDPSGNTVTLRGLNIADPKRINMTAQARGMNAVQVIDSLTNESNGWYPRMIRVPVQPVDIGEYEPGSGPPIPGFDRSQLESYLENHLDAVVQRCGERGVYCIIDYHRHRDVQWAEGQSGPVNTALQDEVDMFWDVVAPRYADQSHVLYEVYNEPQEPGMWNDPTTTEWVADIWRLWLEMGQPWVDTIRSHADNLILMGSPSWSQSPEGALVEEFSGSDIAYTYHIYPGHNSSAANDWEDASNNGEGVAHMYEEAPLFVTEFGWEEGAGQYIGGTDSGFGQPFLDWLEGSDAIHWTAWCGDPVWRPVMFDRPFADDADDSVGDPYNGTVPEDCPELPCEWELTTGSGYMGDDIKNALADLRNDGIPGDGNGSDDTTPPTTPSDLSVTATTGTSVSIAWAAATDTGGSGLSHYVITVDGTRDHTVSTGTTETTVEELSPDTSYEVGVSALDGAGNESAATTVTATTGSDDGGSPGDGLVINDYDGDPAWSSNTNDLGQWCGAGSFENGSGTVSDGALVLEYANGGWYQEQLNQSITDYSTLVLRVSGANGGEENDITFEMGGVSASLADVTSDSVTTSAGDVTIDLEAAGVDRSSASLSLRLNFWGGGSSTLTIEAVRLE, translated from the coding sequence ATGAGTGGCAACACGAACCGAACCGAACGAGGCGAATCGACAGAGCTTCGATCAGCGACCGGCGATTGGTCGGCGTCGCGTCGGGATTTCCTGCGTGCAACGGTTGCAGCAGGGGGTCTCGCGGCGTTCGGCCCTCTGGCTGTCACGGAGGCTTCGGCGGGGGTTCCGACGCCGTGGCTCCATCGAGACGGCAACCTGATCAAAGATCCCAGCGGGAACACGGTGACACTCCGTGGATTGAACATCGCGGATCCAAAGCGGATCAACATGACCGCACAAGCGCGCGGGATGAACGCGGTTCAGGTGATCGACAGTCTTACCAACGAAAGCAACGGCTGGTATCCACGGATGATCCGAGTCCCGGTTCAGCCCGTTGACATCGGGGAGTACGAACCCGGCTCGGGCCCGCCGATTCCAGGGTTCGATCGTAGTCAACTGGAAAGCTACTTGGAAAACCACCTGGATGCAGTCGTTCAGCGGTGTGGCGAGCGTGGAGTTTACTGCATCATCGACTATCACCGCCACCGGGATGTCCAGTGGGCAGAGGGACAGTCGGGTCCTGTCAACACAGCCCTTCAGGATGAGGTCGACATGTTCTGGGACGTCGTTGCTCCCCGGTACGCAGACCAGTCTCACGTCCTGTATGAGGTGTACAACGAGCCACAGGAGCCGGGGATGTGGAACGATCCAACCACCACGGAGTGGGTCGCCGACATCTGGCGGCTTTGGCTTGAGATGGGCCAGCCATGGGTGGACACGATCCGCTCGCACGCCGACAACCTGATCCTGATGGGTTCGCCGAGCTGGAGTCAAAGTCCGGAAGGTGCACTGGTCGAGGAGTTCTCGGGCAGCGACATCGCGTACACCTACCACATCTATCCGGGACACAACTCCAGTGCTGCCAACGACTGGGAGGACGCATCGAACAACGGTGAAGGCGTCGCCCACATGTACGAGGAGGCTCCCTTGTTCGTCACCGAATTCGGGTGGGAGGAAGGCGCTGGACAGTACATCGGCGGCACGGACTCGGGATTCGGGCAGCCGTTCCTCGACTGGCTCGAAGGCAGCGACGCGATCCACTGGACGGCGTGGTGTGGTGACCCCGTCTGGCGACCGGTGATGTTCGACCGACCGTTTGCTGATGACGCCGACGATTCCGTCGGTGATCCGTACAACGGGACGGTTCCAGAAGACTGTCCGGAGTTGCCGTGTGAGTGGGAACTCACGACTGGCAGCGGCTACATGGGTGACGATATCAAAAACGCGTTGGCGGACCTGCGCAACGACGGGATTCCGGGCGACGGTAACGGTAGCGATGACACGACGCCCCCAACCACGCCGTCGGATCTCTCGGTAACGGCGACGACAGGAACGTCGGTGTCGATCGCGTGGGCAGCCGCTACCGACACCGGTGGCTCGGGCCTAAGCCACTACGTTATCACCGTGGATGGCACCCGGGATCACACCGTTTCGACGGGCACGACCGAAACGACGGTCGAGGAGTTGTCCCCCGATACGAGCTACGAAGTGGGCGTGTCGGCACTCGACGGTGCGGGCAACGAGTCCGCAGCGACGACGGTGACAGCGACGACTGGTTCCGATGACGGTGGTAGTCCGGGCGATGGGTTGGTGATCAACGACTACGACGGTGATCCGGCGTGGTCGAGCAACACGAACGATCTGGGTCAGTGGTGTGGCGCTGGCTCCTTCGAAAACGGCAGTGGTACCGTCAGCGACGGGGCACTCGTGCTCGAATACGCCAACGGGGGGTGGTACCAAGAGCAGCTCAACCAGTCGATCACCGACTACTCGACGCTGGTCTTGCGCGTGAGTGGTGCGAACGGTGGCGAGGAAAACGACATCACCTTCGAGATGGGCGGAGTGAGTGCGTCGTTGGCTGATGTAACTAGCGATTCCGTCACCACGAGCGCGGGCGACGTGACGATCGACCTCGAAGCGGCAGGCGTCGACCGTTCCTCTGCCTCGCTGTCGCTCCGGCTCAACTTCTGGGGCGGCGGAAGCTCGACACTCACCATCGAAGCGGTGCGACTCGAATAG
- a CDS encoding twin-arginine translocation signal domain-containing protein — MTRNTHDTTRSTNSDADGGSSERYLPDVLDGSSRRDFLKAGVAVGVGGLVLGGGTPATAAKVEERCNSDYGTIDVADGFVLMDNRWGNENAHQCIWRNADGSYGYDFDASNTGGGINYPEVFIGTRPWGASTGVAGFPIQRRDVEEFVMEVDGDVDISGGEWNWAEEWWLMEQPPTQQPETHQYEVMLLLDWSDDHDHGAVQDPGAWTDRFGNTVDLWVNYESGGTDADFYIFRIQGGHDGGKIDMAEIVTYLSGTEGVRGDLWLSGIELGNEYWTGAVGETTYDTFDVTINGSTYTSGIDDGGPVPTDTPTNTATETPTDTPGDGLVINDYDGDPAWSSNTNDLGQWCGAGSFENGSGTVSDGTLVLEYANGGWYQEQLNQSITDYSTLVLRVSGANGGEENDITFEMGGVSAMLSEVTNDTITTSGGDVTIDLEAAGVDRSSASLSLRLNFWGGGNSTLTIEEVALV; from the coding sequence ATGACTAGAAACACACACGATACGACGCGATCGACGAACAGCGACGCTGATGGGGGATCTTCCGAACGCTACCTTCCCGACGTGCTCGACGGCAGTTCCCGACGGGATTTCCTGAAAGCGGGGGTAGCCGTCGGTGTCGGCGGACTCGTGCTCGGAGGAGGGACCCCTGCGACGGCTGCGAAGGTCGAGGAGCGATGCAATTCGGACTACGGTACGATCGACGTTGCCGACGGCTTCGTCCTGATGGACAATCGATGGGGCAACGAGAACGCCCACCAGTGTATTTGGCGCAACGCCGATGGGAGCTACGGGTACGACTTCGACGCTTCGAACACAGGCGGCGGAATCAACTATCCTGAGGTGTTCATCGGAACGCGCCCGTGGGGTGCAAGCACTGGTGTCGCCGGGTTCCCTATCCAGCGCCGGGATGTCGAGGAGTTCGTGATGGAAGTGGACGGCGACGTCGATATCTCCGGTGGTGAGTGGAACTGGGCCGAGGAGTGGTGGTTGATGGAACAACCACCCACCCAACAGCCCGAAACACACCAGTATGAAGTCATGCTGTTGTTGGATTGGAGCGACGACCACGACCACGGCGCAGTACAGGATCCCGGTGCGTGGACCGATCGCTTTGGAAACACGGTTGATCTCTGGGTCAACTACGAATCGGGAGGTACCGACGCCGATTTCTACATCTTCCGGATTCAGGGCGGTCACGACGGCGGTAAGATCGATATGGCGGAGATCGTCACATATCTCAGCGGCACCGAGGGCGTCCGGGGCGATCTGTGGCTGTCGGGCATCGAACTCGGCAACGAGTACTGGACGGGTGCCGTCGGAGAGACCACGTACGACACGTTCGATGTCACCATCAACGGCTCGACGTACACTAGTGGGATCGATGACGGCGGTCCCGTCCCGACGGACACACCCACGAACACCGCGACAGAGACGCCGACGGACACGCCGGGTGATGGGTTGGTGATCAACGACTACGACGGTGATCCGGCGTGGTCGAGCAACACGAACGATCTGGGTCAGTGGTGTGGCGCTGGCTCCTTCGAAAACGGCAGTGGTACCGTCAGCGACGGTACGTTGGTGTTGGAGTACGCCAACGGGGGGTGGTACCAAGAGCAGCTCAACCAGTCGATCACCGACTACTCGACGCTGGTCTTGCGCGTGAGTGGTGCGAACGGCGGCGAAGAGAACGACATCACCTTCGAGATGGGCGGGGTGAGTGCGATGCTGTCGGAGGTCACCAACGACACGATCACCACGAGCGGGGGTGACGTGACGATCGACCTCGAAGCGGCAGGCGTCGATCGTTCCTCTGCCTCGCTGTCACTCCGGCTCAACTTCTGGGGCGGCGGAAACTCGACGCTCACCATCGAAGAGGTCGCGCTGGTGTAG
- a CDS encoding cellulase family glycosylhydrolase: MTHDERTTASETGSNHDRTVDTLSRRDILKSTVAAGALAAGVGTGVVDTTRAAVVSTPPLHVDGNLVKDPDGQTVTLRGINIADPKRINVTASARGKTAEQVVTMLTDTERDWHSRAIRIPVQPVDIGEHEPGQGPPPVAFSREQLETYLTNHLDPLIEHCLSRGTYAIVDYHRHRDIQWTDTALHEEVELFWDTVAPRYADEPHVMYELYNEPQEPGMWGDPTQSSNWADVWRDWKSTAQPWVDLIRSHAADNLVLIGSPSWTQSPEGALVEPFDGSNLAYTYHIYPGHSVSAESCHCWDDATTNGEGVAQVYEEYPLFVTEFGWERNGGQFIGGTDTFGTAFLDWLEQSDAIHWTAWCGDPVWRPVLFDLPFHDGSWEDAIGNPYEEEIPTVCPELPCDWSLATGDGHMGDDVKDTLYELRNHRPPTVPYDPDAPPVPSELTVDGVTEITVDVSWSAVEDVGEAGLSHYNVYIDGTEHVRVDRGTTSTTITELSSDTSYEFGVSAVDRARNESSRVTATATTDAFEDATPPSVPGDVSSPSNTYRSVSLTWMESTDEGDAETAGMDHYNVYLDGRKETTVPATTTETTLSGLDADTTYEFGVSAVDRADNESEPATVSVTTDLAAAGPDDLLIDDYDDPSWPSANDLGNWTGSGGFEHIDVVDGALRIEYDSSGWYGTQVSRDITAYPTLRLKVVGDDGGEHEDIQLDFGGVRTDLSRITADSIGTTESIVSIDLEAAGVNLTSPGQLDLRFYGGGTGAIEIEELWLDHEERG, from the coding sequence ATGACACACGATGAACGAACGACTGCGAGCGAGACGGGATCGAACCACGATCGAACCGTCGACACGCTGTCCCGACGCGACATCTTGAAATCCACGGTGGCAGCCGGTGCGCTCGCAGCTGGCGTCGGTACCGGGGTCGTCGACACGACACGCGCGGCAGTGGTCTCGACGCCGCCACTACACGTTGACGGCAACCTCGTCAAAGATCCCGATGGCCAGACTGTCACGCTCCGTGGCATCAACATCGCGGATCCGAAACGGATCAACGTGACCGCGTCGGCCCGAGGCAAGACCGCAGAGCAGGTTGTAACTATGTTGACAGACACGGAGCGGGACTGGCATTCCCGAGCGATCCGCATCCCGGTCCAGCCCGTCGACATCGGTGAACACGAACCGGGACAGGGTCCTCCGCCCGTAGCGTTCTCCCGGGAGCAATTGGAGACGTATCTCACGAATCATCTCGATCCGCTGATCGAGCACTGTCTCTCGCGTGGAACGTACGCTATCGTCGACTACCACCGCCATCGAGACATTCAGTGGACCGACACTGCGCTCCACGAGGAAGTAGAGCTGTTCTGGGACACGGTCGCCCCGCGGTATGCGGACGAGCCACACGTCATGTACGAGCTGTACAACGAGCCACAGGAGCCGGGCATGTGGGGCGACCCCACACAGAGCTCCAACTGGGCTGATGTCTGGCGGGACTGGAAGTCTACTGCCCAACCGTGGGTCGACCTGATCCGTTCACACGCGGCGGACAATCTCGTCCTGATCGGCTCGCCAAGTTGGACCCAGAGCCCGGAGGGTGCGCTCGTCGAACCGTTCGACGGGAGCAATCTGGCGTACACTTACCACATCTATCCGGGCCACAGCGTGAGTGCCGAGAGTTGTCACTGTTGGGACGACGCTACCACCAACGGGGAGGGAGTGGCGCAGGTGTACGAGGAGTATCCGCTGTTCGTCACGGAGTTTGGCTGGGAGCGGAACGGTGGACAGTTCATCGGTGGGACTGACACCTTTGGGACTGCGTTTCTCGATTGGCTGGAACAAAGCGATGCGATCCATTGGACGGCGTGGTGTGGTGATCCCGTCTGGCGGCCGGTACTGTTCGATCTTCCGTTTCACGATGGCTCGTGGGAAGACGCCATCGGTAACCCCTACGAGGAGGAGATACCCACGGTGTGCCCGGAGCTCCCGTGTGACTGGTCGCTGGCCACTGGCGACGGCCACATGGGTGACGATGTCAAAGACACGTTGTACGAACTTCGCAATCACCGTCCACCGACCGTTCCATATGATCCGGATGCCCCGCCGGTCCCCTCGGAACTCACCGTCGACGGCGTGACCGAGATCACGGTCGACGTTTCGTGGTCGGCCGTCGAGGACGTCGGTGAGGCCGGTTTAAGCCATTACAATGTGTATATCGACGGAACAGAACACGTCCGAGTGGATCGTGGAACGACGAGCACAACGATCACGGAGCTCAGCTCCGATACGAGTTACGAGTTTGGGGTGTCAGCAGTCGACCGCGCTCGCAACGAATCCTCGCGAGTGACGGCGACAGCGACGACTGACGCGTTCGAAGACGCCACACCGCCGTCAGTGCCCGGAGACGTTTCCTCGCCATCGAACACCTATCGATCGGTTTCCCTTACCTGGATGGAATCGACTGATGAAGGCGATGCTGAGACGGCTGGAATGGACCACTACAACGTCTATCTGGATGGAAGGAAGGAAACGACGGTTCCGGCAACAACCACGGAGACGACGCTGTCCGGGTTGGATGCCGACACCACCTACGAGTTTGGGGTGTCAGCAGTCGACCGGGCTGACAACGAGTCCGAACCGGCGACGGTGTCCGTGACGACCGATCTGGCAGCCGCCGGACCGGATGATCTACTGATCGACGATTACGACGATCCCTCGTGGCCGTCCGCGAACGATCTCGGCAATTGGACCGGATCGGGCGGCTTCGAGCATATCGATGTGGTCGACGGTGCGTTGCGCATCGAGTACGATTCGAGTGGCTGGTACGGCACACAGGTGTCCCGGGACATCACCGCGTATCCGACGCTCCGCCTGAAAGTCGTCGGTGACGACGGCGGCGAGCACGAGGATATTCAGCTCGATTTCGGTGGCGTCCGGACGGACTTGTCACGGATAACGGCTGATTCGATCGGGACGACCGAATCGATCGTCTCGATCGATCTCGAGGCTGCGGGCGTAAACCTCACGTCGCCGGGACAGCTCGATCTCCGGTTTTACGGCGGCGGGACCGGTGCTATCGAGATCGAAGAGTTGTGGCTCGATCACGAGGAGAGAGGATAA
- a CDS encoding cellulase family glycosylhydrolase translates to MTTDDTYETTDESTTDRSNESSARIIDGISRRGVLKAAGAGALSLGFASNFINSVSAVGIPTPWLHRDGNLIKDPSGNSVILRGVNIADPARLARTWRSKDAMAVFDKATNTDEDWYSRIIRIPTQPQDISGVNNSLQMAHGDDWGPLLPGQFDESDLDTYFSSYIDPLVDAAEEQGLYVMIDYHRHFPIFHQPQHESDLGEYQCGNESFPNDIGFCGERGMLWHSEEQAAQLDGYTEEYAAELDDELRMYWNFVAPRYSNRSHVIYDIYNEPTGPYAGDWGSPSEVPHGGNDEGGEDTDVTDPVCKDYWDMWVDRAQPWVDIVRENAPQNLITIGSPRWSQYTYWAPENEFDGDNICYTGHVYTHDSMRPLSTYFGEPAQDVPIFFSEFGWAEGGGKDDFDFLEGTASEYAPEFEEFIENNPVHPICWNFDHTWEPAFFVHDTSQDGTWEMWDYEARPGQWWQEFLAAHQNDDLPEGNGGTTPTDTPTNTPTDTPGDGLVINDYDGDPAWSSNTNDLGQWCGAGSFENGSGTVSNGTLTLEYANGGWYQEQLNQSITDYSTLVLRVSGANGGEENDITFEMGGVSASLADVTSDSVTTSAGDVTIDLEAAGVDRSSASLSLRLNFWGGGNSTLTIEEVRLQ, encoded by the coding sequence ATGACGACTGACGACACATACGAAACGACTGACGAATCGACGACCGACCGATCCAACGAATCGAGCGCGCGCATCATCGACGGCATCTCGCGGCGAGGGGTGCTGAAGGCAGCGGGTGCGGGAGCGCTGTCTCTCGGATTCGCTAGCAACTTTATCAACTCCGTGTCGGCGGTGGGGATTCCCACGCCATGGCTCCACCGGGACGGCAATCTGATCAAAGATCCCAGCGGTAATTCCGTGATCTTGCGTGGTGTGAACATCGCCGATCCAGCGCGGTTGGCCCGGACGTGGCGGAGTAAGGACGCGATGGCGGTGTTCGATAAGGCAACGAACACCGACGAGGATTGGTACAGCCGCATCATCCGTATTCCGACCCAACCCCAGGATATCAGCGGTGTGAACAACAGCCTCCAGATGGCGCACGGCGACGATTGGGGTCCCTTGTTGCCCGGACAGTTCGACGAATCGGATCTCGATACGTATTTCAGCTCCTACATCGATCCGCTGGTCGATGCGGCCGAAGAGCAGGGACTGTACGTGATGATCGACTATCACCGGCACTTCCCGATCTTCCACCAGCCCCAACACGAATCGGATCTCGGTGAGTACCAGTGTGGAAACGAGAGTTTCCCCAACGATATCGGCTTCTGTGGCGAGCGAGGGATGCTCTGGCACTCCGAAGAACAGGCCGCTCAGCTCGATGGTTACACCGAGGAGTACGCCGCGGAGCTCGATGATGAGCTTCGAATGTACTGGAACTTCGTCGCCCCGCGCTACAGCAACCGCTCGCACGTTATCTACGACATCTACAACGAGCCGACCGGCCCGTACGCTGGCGATTGGGGTTCTCCGTCGGAAGTTCCACACGGCGGCAACGACGAGGGTGGCGAGGACACCGACGTGACCGACCCTGTCTGTAAAGACTACTGGGACATGTGGGTCGATCGGGCACAGCCATGGGTCGACATCGTCCGCGAAAACGCGCCCCAGAACCTCATCACGATCGGTTCGCCACGATGGAGCCAATACACGTACTGGGCACCGGAAAACGAGTTCGACGGCGACAACATTTGCTACACGGGCCACGTGTACACCCACGACAGTATGCGGCCGCTGTCGACGTACTTCGGTGAACCAGCCCAAGACGTGCCGATCTTCTTCAGTGAGTTCGGCTGGGCCGAGGGCGGTGGCAAGGACGACTTCGACTTCCTCGAGGGAACGGCCTCCGAATACGCCCCCGAGTTCGAGGAGTTCATCGAGAACAACCCGGTGCATCCGATCTGTTGGAACTTCGACCACACGTGGGAACCGGCGTTTTTCGTCCACGACACGAGTCAAGACGGAACGTGGGAGATGTGGGACTACGAGGCTCGTCCCGGCCAGTGGTGGCAGGAATTCCTCGCTGCTCACCAGAACGACGATCTCCCGGAGGGTAACGGGGGCACCACACCGACGGACACACCCACGAACACGCCGACGGACACGCCGGGCGATGGGTTGGTGATCAACGACTACGACGGTGATCCGGCGTGGTCGAGCAACACGAACGATCTGGGTCAGTGGTGTGGCGCTGGCTCCTTCGAGAACGGCAGCGGCACCGTCAGCAATGGGACGCTCACCTTGGAGTACGCCAACGGGGGGTGGTACCAAGAGCAGCTCAACCAGTCGATCACCGATTACTCGACGCTGGTCTTGCGCGTGAGTGGTGCGAACGGCGGCGAAGAGAACGACATCACCTTCGAGATGGGCGGGGTGAGTGCGTCGTTGGCTGATGTAACTAGCGATTCCGTCACCACGAGCGCGGGCGACGTGACGATCGACCTCGAAGCGGCAGGCGTCGACCGTTCCTCTGCCTCGCTGTCGCTCCGGCTCAACTTCTGGGGCGGCGGAAACTCGACGCTCACCATCGAAGAGGTCCGCCTCCAGTAA
- a CDS encoding glycoside hydrolase family 5 protein, translating into MVRDERTHGNDSATPRGVVSRREMLGATVTGALALAAPGVVGRGAAGIPTPWLHRDGNLIKDPSDNTVILRGVNVPDPKRMDTKAFRPNATETIRRVTNESENWYARVIRLPVQPVDIGDHDPGGIPPVPGFTERQLERYVSDYLRPAVDDCAEQGVYCIVDYHRHRGEDDSHAYTSQGIHDELTMFWETVAPEFAEDSHVLFEVYNEPIHPFQGHYEPNVDVDPTDDEAIETWNTWKDAAQPWVDTIRSNAPQNVILIGSPRWSQWTYQAPRNEFDGDNLAYTGHVYAHPSLRPLSTYFGEPSRHVPVFMTEFGWGPYGAEWLKGTAEVEGEEFKAFFENHDVHWQVWCFDSKWSPAMLDHDWSINSYGTFWQDVLAQQRSSALPETTGFE; encoded by the coding sequence ATGGTACGAGACGAACGAACGCACGGCAACGATTCGGCAACTCCCAGAGGCGTCGTTTCCCGGCGTGAGATGTTGGGTGCAACGGTCACTGGTGCGCTGGCGCTCGCTGCGCCCGGTGTCGTCGGTCGTGGAGCCGCGGGGATTCCGACGCCGTGGCTCCATCGAGACGGTAACCTGATCAAAGATCCCAGTGACAACACCGTGATCCTTCGGGGCGTCAACGTTCCCGATCCCAAGCGGATGGACACGAAAGCGTTCCGACCGAATGCGACGGAGACGATCCGACGGGTGACGAACGAAAGCGAGAACTGGTACGCCCGCGTCATCCGGCTCCCGGTCCAGCCCGTCGATATCGGTGACCACGATCCCGGCGGAATCCCGCCGGTCCCCGGCTTCACGGAGCGCCAACTGGAACGCTACGTCAGTGACTATCTCCGGCCAGCCGTCGATGACTGCGCCGAACAGGGGGTGTACTGTATCGTCGATTACCATCGCCATCGGGGCGAAGACGATTCTCACGCGTACACCAGTCAGGGGATTCACGACGAACTCACGATGTTCTGGGAGACGGTTGCCCCGGAGTTCGCCGAGGATTCACACGTCCTTTTCGAGGTGTACAACGAACCGATTCATCCGTTCCAAGGACATTACGAACCGAACGTCGACGTCGATCCAACCGATGATGAAGCGATCGAAACGTGGAACACGTGGAAGGACGCGGCTCAGCCGTGGGTCGACACGATCCGATCGAACGCTCCCCAAAACGTGATCCTGATCGGTTCGCCGCGCTGGTCCCAATGGACCTATCAGGCACCGAGAAACGAGTTCGACGGCGATAACCTCGCGTACACGGGTCACGTTTATGCACACCCGTCTCTCCGTCCACTGTCGACGTATTTCGGCGAGCCGTCACGGCACGTTCCGGTCTTCATGACCGAGTTCGGATGGGGTCCCTACGGCGCGGAGTGGCTGAAAGGCACCGCCGAAGTGGAAGGCGAGGAGTTCAAAGCGTTCTTCGAGAATCACGACGTTCACTGGCAGGTCTGGTGTTTCGACAGCAAGTGGTCGCCCGCGATGCTCGACCACGACTGGTCGATCAACAGCTACGGTACCTTCTGGCAGGACGTCCTCGCACAACAGCGCAGTTCGGCCCTTCCCGAAACGACTGGATTCGAATAG